Part of the Drosophila pseudoobscura strain MV-25-SWS-2005 chromosome 2, UCI_Dpse_MV25, whole genome shotgun sequence genome, TAATTATAATACGTTATTACTTATGATTACATGCACAATTTCTGAACAACTGAATAATATTTGTTGCCCAAAAAAATAGTGTCATTAACGTACGTTTCGAAATATGGGAAAATTATACTCTACTTCCGTACCATGTATGGTTATAACTATTTGATAgagaaacgagggggaacgttgagagttgctgctgcgaccgcaactctactattatacccgatactttgTCAGTATGGCTTTCCCTCGGCAGACGACGAttacattgagcgacaaaaagtgtgtgagagagagacagaaaatcagtctgaacgtgtcgtcggAGCTGCGaccgaaaattgatttgttacccttggctataataatccgatctgaacTAAATTCGGAAATCTGGTGCATATGGTCGTTCTCTATGAgtgtaaattttaattttttagctTTCCgcatcttcaaaattgtggatgccacagattttcgtactTTGAAGACGGAAGAGGGGgcggcgaaattttgaaatacacttatgcaggttcgatatcacaggagtgtggataccaaatttggttgctttagctcttatagtctttgagatctaggcgctcaacTTTGCAATtcgcaaagccgaccatgaaacttGTGTGTTAAGGAGAGACAGAGcgggaaaaaaagaaattttgttcttcattctggctataataatgatacgatctgGTACGATAATGATAGATTCTGCAGTGTAGAAGATATAATCATTTTCTTCGATTCTGCGgatggttttctcgtatccttaaaattgtggatgccatagatttcgtcctttgtggggcaaaatgtcgttgctctagctcttatagtctttgagctcTAGGCgttcatagggacggacagacagacagggcttaatcgactcggctaatgatgctgatcaagaatatatatatatacttaatggggtcggaaacacttccttctggacgttttTGGACGAACACATCcatttttaccacaaatctaatatacccctatagtCATTTTGAGTATCTGTTATAAAAAGCTTAGTAGAACCAGCGTAGCAAAACAAAACGTGATGAACGCCAGTGCTAAAAGCTCTCTCCCCCAGCGACGACATACCACACACTTCCGATTAGatcttttattatattaagTAATCCAATCTAAAATCAGCAAACACCTTGCGagcaaaaattgaaaaaatgagatatcgaaaatatattttgtggaTCTGCAACTGATAAAATAAGGAGCAGTAGCACAGGTGGGTAATGCACTCTTATTCCATCCTGCAATGGCAAACGGGCTTAGATCCAACCCCTCTCAAAGTATTTAAAGTACTATAATAAATTTCATTGGACACAAGGCAAGTTTTCTTACTCAATCGCATTATTTCCTACGAGGATCGCTTATAGATAAGCCCCATTCATAATATGATGAGGAAAGTATCCCCCCAAATAATTCAATGCCATATATGATCAGAAATGTTTGGAGAATTCCTTTGTTATTGAGAGAGACatgagaggagaggagaccGAGAGAAAGCTCTGGCTATCTGCgatttgttgttggtggtcgGTCTATGATAGCTAGAAACCCATAATTACCAAAGCTCTAGAGCTAGAGTCGGTACGCTGCGAACACAAAGCTATATAAAGCTGAATATAAAACTATCAGCTTCTACCCGACTGGCGGCAGTCCACAAAACCCTGTCCAACCAGGCGTATACTTGATTTGCGAGTGTAAACTTTTGTGCGAAACGAATTTCAACAATATGGCGGCCAGCAAAGTACCCGACTGGATAAATGCGGAAATATTTGAAGATGTTCTCAAGTCAACGGTGCCTGGCTATTCCAAAGTGAAGACCTTCAAGGCTGACAGTGGCTCTGCCGCGGGAGAAAACTACGCAACGATCATGCTGCGTGTCAACATCGAAGTGGAGCTGGAAGGTAATATCCCTTGCCGCTGGAGTGGTGAATTTCCTCCATTTCAAACATATCTTTTTTCAGATGGAAAAGCCAAGGATGTCTCGTACATGGTGAAGCTGCCCCATCAGCTTGCGTTTTACCAGGAAATGATGAAGAAGACCAACATTTTCGACACTGAACGCTTGATGTACAATGACGTTGTGCCCGAGATGGAGGCGCTGTACAAGGCAGTGGGTGTAGATTTGATTTTCGGTGCCAGGAGCTACGATTTCAAAGGAGCCAAGAGCGATTATGTTCTGTTGGAGGATCTGAGCCTTAAGGGATTCAAAAATGCTAACCGTCTGGAGGGATTGGATCAGACGCACACGGAAAGAGTTCTGAAGAAGTTGGCCCAATGGCATGCGGCCTCGGCTGTGCGTGTGGCCACGAAGGGCTCATATCCGGAGATGCTTACCATGGGCTTTTTCAAGGAGGAAAGCAAGCCCATGATGACCGAAATGATTAATGGAATGATGGCGAGATTCCTCAAAGTCTGTGTTACCTTCGAGGGCCACGAGGAGTGGATAGAACAGATTGTAAGTAACCAAATATAATCCTGGAAAAGGTAATCCTGGAAGGTATAGCTGATATCCTACCTCGCCAATTCCAGAAAGCACTTATTCCCGCATCCATAGATGAAATGTACAAAATGGCCAAGATCGATCCCCAAGAGTTTAATGTTCTGAACCATGGAGACTCTTGGTCCAATAACATAATGTTCCAATACGATGCCTTCGGTACGATTAAGGAGGTGTATCTTGTGGATTATCAGATTCCCAAGTACGGCACAGTGGCCCAGGATCTGTTGTACTTCCTGCTTTCGTCCACCAGACTGGAGGATAAGCTGAGCAAATTCGATTACTACATCAAGTTCTACCACGACAGTCTGATCGAGAACTTGAAGATCCTCAAGTACACGAAACCCTTGCCCACGTTGCGAAGCATTCACTTGGCCCTATTGAAATATGGAGTTTTCGGTAGGTCAATCTTTAATAAACTCTTTTAATGTTCATAATAACACTTTCAATTCCAGGTTACTCCGTTGTAACTGGAGTTATGAGTGCAGTTCTGTTGGATCCTACAGAGAATGCCAGCTTTGAGAACTTCGTGGGCGACAGTGCGGCCGGGGAGGCCTTCCAGTTGCAGTTGTACACCAATCCTCGCTACCGCAAGCATATCCAGGCTATCCTACCCTGGCTCCTCAATCGTGGGGCCTTGGAGATCAGTGCTCCCACAAGCCAATGACAATTTACACAATTTATGCCCGTTTTGCGATAGAATTTAACGCAACCGACCGACCGTGTGATAATGCTGATAATGatatctgtttttttttgataatgtGCACACACAAGTattaataaaaactaaaattattCTCCAAACCTAAATCGATAACGGGTTTTACAATCGAATCAGTTTGCAAAAAGTCACTGTGAATCGTATTTTTGGGATCGATGGGGGGTTGAAGTGGGTTGTGACTCACGCTTCCATAGAAAAAAAGCACAGAAGATAGCGACACTACGCAACTGAtgttcaaacaaaaaacgaatacTTTGACATGAATGCGAAATTGTCgtatcaaaacaaaacacttgCTGGAAAAAAGCTTTAATCTGTATTATTACGAGTACTCTACGTATACTACTACTACGATCTTTGCGAACATTGTACTCCCAAAGCTTCATCGCTATGGCATGGTATGTATGGTATGGGCACTATGAGATCTGTATAGAAATTTTAATGTTGAAAACTGAAAGGCCGTCGAGTTTCCAAAAGGTATTATCTTTTTAACCGATTTGTGTAAAACTAATTATAATACGTTATTACTTATGATTGCATGCACAATTTCTGAACAACTGAATAATATTTGTTGCCCAAAAAAATAATGTCATTAACGTACGTTTCGGAATATGGGCAAATGCTACTCTACTACCGTACCATATATGGCTATAACTATTTGATAGATATATGCATATAGTGCTCTTACATCCCGACGCCCTCTGCATTTTCAACGTACATGCTTCACACAGCccattttcaatatttttcgtCCCAACTTAATGAGTCCGATTGTATTTTCGTCCTTCGAGATTTTAATCTTCCAAATATTTCCTGGTCTCCATCCAAGGACTCTAATCAGATGTTCCCATTCATGCAGGTAAATAGCATATGCAATAGCATAGGTAGGATTTTAGACCTTGTCTTTACCACCGACACAACGAATACTCTAGTCTCCAGAGGATCCCGTCTATCTTTTCCCGAAGACCTTTATCATCCCACCCTGGAAATTGATACCCACCAAACCCTACATAAAGTCTTCGGCTATATTTTGTTTCATGAGATCGAGCCCACCACTAACGCATTCTACAGCACAGATAATTTTATGACTTATGGTTTGTACATTCATCTTTCTACACAGCTACCTGTTCATAGTTAAACtctaaacaataaacaatagcTAGAGAAAAAGCTTTGTAGAACCAGCGTAGCAAAACAAAACGTGAAGAACGCCAGTGCTGaaagctctctctcccccaGCGACTACACACGACACACTTGCGATTAGatcttttatatatttatattattatataataaatattatattttattataatcCAATTAGCAAACACTCTGCGAGCATAATGCAACTTCTCTAGTTTGGCATGGAACTCGAGGTCTTTGTTGTAGACTTGACTTTATATTTAATCAGAATAATACGACCACAGTAAAAGAGCGACAAAAGACTACCCTATGCCTTTATTCGTTATGCCGTGCAGAGTACTGTCTGACGATAAGTGTATTATCCAGATGTCTGGTTTGattaaagaaataaaaaaggTTATGCAGTCTACAAtataatatagtatatatgcACTTTATCAGTGATAGCACCTTATCACTTAAGAAAGTGATAATATTAGATTATATTAGTCGCTTCAAGAGAAGATAATTGCTCCCGAGACTATATAAAGGGCTGCacttaaataaaaagaagTGTAGCAGGTCTGAGGGCGAACGAAAGAACGAGGATTCCACCGACCATGGACACACAGAAAGCCATCGAAATTCCAGAATGGCTGAGACCTGAGATCTTTAAAGATCTCTTAAAACACCAGGTCAAGGATTACAAAGAAACGAAATATCTGAGACCCAGTGCAGGAGTCGCTAAGGGGGAAAACTATGCCACCATAATGCTGAGGGTTGAGTTGGATGTAGAAACTGAAGGTAGGTACTTCTCAAATCAGTCTGTTCAAGAGTCAAACCATACAAGCAAATTTGTTGCCTTTTCAGACAAATCACAGGTGACAAAGGCCTTTATGCTGAAGACACCCATGGCTGCACATCGCCTTATATTAATTAAAGGAGATAATATTTTCGACACAGAGCGAGGAATGTATTTGAAAGTAGTCCCCGAGTTGGAGCAAATGTATCGCGATGTGGGTCTCGAGGTGAAGTTCGGGGCTGACGCCTATGAGATCCCCACCAGCGATTACTATGTTCTGCTGGAGGACCTGAAGCCCCAAGGATTCAAAAATGTCGATCGTCTACAGGGTTTAGATCAAGCTCATACCGAGAGTGCTCTGCGGAAATTCGCTCAATGGCATGCCGCATCAGCAGTACGTGTGGATACCAAGGGGCCATACGAGGAGAAGTATACAAGGGGATTCTTCAAAAGCCAGCCAGTCTTAAGCTCTATCTGCAATGGTAGCATGAAGTCGTTGCTGAAGTACATTGAACTTTACGAAGGACACGAGACGTACTTAAATGATTTGGTAAGCAAAGAAATGAGACAAAATTCCTCTTAATGCCTTTTCTAATTTGTACGTATATCTACAGCATAATATTTCGAAGAAGTTAATGGATGTGGTTGTTGGTCTAGGAGAGCCGAAATCTGATGAGTTCAATGTTCTAAATCATGGAGATGCGTGGAGCAATAACATTATGTTTCAGTACAACGAGAAAAATGAGATATTGAATACATATTTTGTGGATCTTCAATTGCCAAAATGGGGAACAGTAGCACAGGTGGGTTATGAGCTCTTATTCCATCACGATTGCTATCTAATACTATATTTTTTCCTCAGGATTTGTACTACTTCCTTCTTTCATCTCCAAGCTTGGCTATTAAAACCTCGAAATTCGATTATTTCGTTTGGTTTTATCACTCGGAGCTCGTCAAGCACCTTCAACTCTTGAGCTATTCAAAACCTCTGCCCACGCTGAAAAGTATACTTCACGATCTCTCCAAGTACACTGGTTGGGGTAGGTGATCCTCATGAAATACgttttacaatattttttcaattttatccTCATCTATCTTTTAGGTTTCATTTCCACCATATGGATACTGGGTTATGTTTTGATGGATCCCACTAATTACACTGGCTTTGAGGCACTCTTTAGTGACGAAGAAAGTAGTTTTAAGAAATCAATGTTCAGTAATCCCAGATACCGAAAGCATGCGGAAGTCCTTTTGCCATGGCTCCAATATCGGGGCGCCCTGgaataaacaataaattatatattttcaatatattgtAAAGGGAATCTACccaattcattttttttacaCTATTTTATAGCCTAGGAAAACGCTATTTCAACGCTAAAAATGCAGTGTAACGGACAGAAATAGAACGGAACGGACATGTTCATGTTGTCTACATGAAAACTACATCTACAAGCTCTCCATGTTACTTACATTATATCGACATTAAAATGTTTGATTATGACATATACATGCTTTCTACCTAATATCTACATGATCTACACCATCATAATCTTGCGAAAGTATTGGGGGTATATTAGGTTTgcggtgaaagtggatgtgtgtaaagCCCataaggaagcgtttccgacccgaccctataaagtatataaattATTGATCAGCATCAGTAGCCGAGTCGATTATGCCATATCTTTTTGTCCGTCTGTTCGTCTTGTTAGACACATAGTTCTCAGAGACCATAAGAGtaagagcaacgaaatttggtatccagactcctgAAATTACACTGAATCATAGAAAATGACTATATCTAGCATCTGAATCAGTCTCTCGCTCATAAACTCTTTGTCGTGGAGGGAgtccatactgactaagtaccgggtataaatgtGGAGTCGCGGCCGTAGCTGCGATTCACAACGTTCCCTTTCGGTTTTGAATGATTTTTGTCATGACATGATTCTGCAAATAAAGTTGAGATGCAAGTCCTTACGAGTTACGTATATAACGTAAACCGTGATAACAAGCTTATCTTCCGGATGATGATTTTAACAAACCCAAGCTCTAGTAATTAATGAAAGTTGCGCCTTTTGTGCCTAATCACAATGAGAACGTAAAGATTTGAGATAATCAACCGTCTTGTCTGTCTTAAATGATAATGTTTATCGCTCATAACAGAACAATTTGTTCGCGAGAATATTTAAAAGACTGCTCTAGAAGGCAGCCAGCACTACGAGTAGATCTCTTAAAGCGAAAGAATCAACACTGTTCTCCTAAGATGCCGCCACAGACCAAGGACGAAGGGGAATGTAGGGAAGCTAACCAAATTCCGGAATGGGTGAAACCAGAGGTCTTTCAGGATCT contains:
- the LOC6897570 gene encoding uncharacterized protein isoform X2; protein product: MAASKVPDWINAEIFEDVLKSTVPGYSKVKTFKADSGSAAGENYATIMLRVNIEVELEDGKAKDVSYMVKLPHQLAFYQEMMKKTNIFDTERLMYNDVVPEMEALYKAVGVDLIFGARSYDFKGAKSDYVLLEDLSLKGFKNANRLEGLDQTHTERVLKKLAQWHAASAVRVATKGSYPEMLTMGFFKEESKPMMTEMINGMMARFLKVCVTFEGHEEWIEQIKALIPASIDEMYKMAKIDPQEFNVLNHGDSWSNNIMFQYDAFGTIKEVYLVDYQIPKYGTVAQDLLYFLLSSTRLEDKLSKFDYYIKFYHDSLIENLKILKYTKPLPTLRSIHLALLKYGVFGYSVVTGVMSAVLLDPTENASFENFVGDSAAGEAFQLQLYTNPRYRKHIQAILPWLLNRGALEISAPTSQ
- the LOC6897570 gene encoding uncharacterized protein isoform X1 codes for the protein MAASKVPDWINAEIFEDVLKSTVPGYSKVKTFKADSGSAAGENYATIMLRVNIEVELEGNIPCRWSGEFPPFQTYLFSDGKAKDVSYMVKLPHQLAFYQEMMKKTNIFDTERLMYNDVVPEMEALYKAVGVDLIFGARSYDFKGAKSDYVLLEDLSLKGFKNANRLEGLDQTHTERVLKKLAQWHAASAVRVATKGSYPEMLTMGFFKEESKPMMTEMINGMMARFLKVCVTFEGHEEWIEQIKALIPASIDEMYKMAKIDPQEFNVLNHGDSWSNNIMFQYDAFGTIKEVYLVDYQIPKYGTVAQDLLYFLLSSTRLEDKLSKFDYYIKFYHDSLIENLKILKYTKPLPTLRSIHLALLKYGVFGYSVVTGVMSAVLLDPTENASFENFVGDSAAGEAFQLQLYTNPRYRKHIQAILPWLLNRGALEISAPTSQ
- the LOC6897571 gene encoding uncharacterized protein, whose product is MDTQKAIEIPEWLRPEIFKDLLKHQVKDYKETKYLRPSAGVAKGENYATIMLRVELDVETEDKSQVTKAFMLKTPMAAHRLILIKGDNIFDTERGMYLKVVPELEQMYRDVGLEVKFGADAYEIPTSDYYVLLEDLKPQGFKNVDRLQGLDQAHTESALRKFAQWHAASAVRVDTKGPYEEKYTRGFFKSQPVLSSICNGSMKSLLKYIELYEGHETYLNDLHNISKKLMDVVVGLGEPKSDEFNVLNHGDAWSNNIMFQYNEKNEILNTYFVDLQLPKWGTVAQDLYYFLLSSPSLAIKTSKFDYFVWFYHSELVKHLQLLSYSKPLPTLKSILHDLSKYTGWGFISTIWILGYVLMDPTNYTGFEALFSDEESSFKKSMFSNPRYRKHAEVLLPWLQYRGALE